AAGTCTGGCAGTAGCCGAAGCTCCGGCCAAAGCCTACAATCCACTTTTTATTTATGGAGGCGTTGGTTTGGGAAAAACCCATTTGATGCATGCGATCGGTCATTATGTTTTAGAAAATAATCATGATGCCAAAGTCATTTATACATCAAGTGAGAAATTCACGAATGAATTCATTAAATCTATTCGTGACAATGAAACAGAACAGTTCCGTGAAAAATATCGTAACATCGATGTGCTGCTCATTGATGATATTCAATTCATCCAAAACAAAGAACAAACACAAGAAGAATTTTTCCATACCTTTAATGATTTACATCAAACCGGAAAACAAATTGTGATTTCCAGTGATCGCCCGCCTAAAGAAATTGCAAAATTGGAAGACCGCCTGCGTTCACGCTTTGAATGGGGTTTAATTGTAGATATTACGCCGCCGGATTACGAAACAAGAATGGCAATTCTTCAAAAGAAATTAGAAGAAGAAGATGTGGATATTCCACTCGAATCACTCACTTATATCGCCAACCAAATTCAATCCAACATTCGTGAATTAGAAGGTGCACTTACTCGTGTTATCGCCTATTCAAGATTGCAAAATGAATCGATTACAACCGAGTTGACTGCTGAAGCATTGAAAGATATTATCCAAACTCCAAAATCTAAAAAAATAACTATTCAAGATATTCAAAAAGTGGTAGGTCAATACTATAATGTGCGACTTGAAGACTTTGCTGCTAAAAAACGTACTAAATCAATTGCTTATCCAAGACAAATTGCAATGTATCTCTCTCGAGAGTTAACTGATTTTTCACTCCCGAAAATCGGAGAAGAATTCGGTGGTCGCGATCACACCACTGTTATTCATGCACATATGAAGATTCAAACAGATATGTCGGAAGACCCTATTTTTAAACAAGAAGTGGAAAATTTAGAAAAAGAAATTCGAAATCAGTAAACATTAAGAATGATTTACTAAGAAAATCGGGTAAAATGGAATGGAAATGTAAAACTGTTATATTACAGATACTGAAAAACGAATTGGGGATAATGTGAAAAAGTTATACACACCATACACAGTTTATCCACATGTGTATAACTTAGCACATCAAGGTTTTCTTGAGTTATCCACTAATCCACAGCCCCTACTACTATTACTACGATTTTAAAACCTATATAATTAATTTATAAACGACTGGAAGGAGTTTAATAAATCATGATGGAATTCACGATTCAAAGAGACTATTTCATAAACCAATTAAACGACACATTAAAAGCCATTTCACCTAGAACAACTTTACCGATTTTGACAGGTATTAAAATTGACGCTAAAGAAGATGGCATTGTTCTTACAGGATCAGATTCAGAAATCTCAATTGAAATTTCAATACCTAAACAAGTAGATGGCGAAGAGATTGTCACTATTTCAGAAACAGGTTCAGTAGTACTTCCTGGTCGTTTCTTTGTAGACATTATTAAAAAATTACCAGGAAAAGATGTTAAACTTTCAACAAATGCACAATTCCAAACTTTAATTACTTCAGGACATTCAGAATTTAATTTAAGCGGCTTAGATCCAGATCAATATCCATTATTACCGCAAGTTTCTCAAGATGACGCAATTCAATTACCAATCAAAGTCTTGAAAAACGTCATTGCACAAACTAATTTTGCTGTGTCCACCTCAGAAACACGGCCAGTTTTAACTGGTGTGAACTGGTTGATTCAAGATAATGAATTAATATGCACTGCTACAGATTCACATCGCTTAGCTGTGAGAAAATTAAAATTAGAAGATGAGGATATTGAAAATAAAAATGTCATCATTCCTGGTAAAGCATTAGCTGAGCTGAATAAAATCGTTTCTGATTCAGAAGATGACATTAATATTTTCTTTGCATCTAACCAAGTATTATTCAAAGTTGGCCATATTAATTTCATATCACGTCTGCTTGAAGGACATTATCCAGATACTTCACGCTTGTTCCCTGAGAACTACGAAACAAAAATCGAAATGAGCAATAGTGATTTCTATCACGCGATTGATCGTGCTTCTTTACTTGCACGTGAAGGCGGCAATAACGTAATTAAATTAAGCACTGGCAATGAAGAAGTCGAACTTTCTTCTACTTCTCCTGAAATCGGTACTGTAAAAGAAGAAGTTAATGCAAATGAAGTTGAAGGTAGTAACTTGAAAATCTCTTTCAACTCTAAATACATGATGGACGCACTTAAAGCAATCGATAGTGATGAAGTTGATGTAGAGTTCTTCGGAACAATGAAACCTTTCACTTTAAAACCAAAAGATGACGATTCAGTCGTGCAATTAATTCTTCCAATCAGAACTTACTAAATTCGTAAAAATAAAAGGTGACACCATTAAAAAATAAGCGGAAATCCTCTTTGGGTTTCCGCTTATTTTAATTTCACCTGAATCATTTTCAAATTTTACTCAGAAATCAATTTTAAAGTGTCTCAGACTTCACAGAACGTTCTTGTTTTATTTATTGGATAAAATAATCGTCTTTAAATTAAAAAACGCTGACGGCTTTTAAAATGCAAAATATAACGCAGAGCCCTATAAATTCTACATTTTCTATAAAAAGTTGAATAATATAAGCAAAACTGCCTAGAAACTAGCCTCTAATACATGAAATTTGCGACAAAAAAAGGTATAATATATTAATGACCTTATAAAGAAATGGAGTGAGTAAATTGGTTGAAAAAATCATGGTTGAAGGTGAAATTACTTTAGGACAATTTTTAAAAACTGAAGGAATTATTGAATCTGGCGGACAAGCAAAATGGTTCTTAAAAGAATTTGATGTGTATCTGAATGGTGAACGCGAAACACGTCGCGGCAAAAAACTAGAAGAAGGCGATCAAATTGATATTCCGGAAGTTGGTTCGTTTGTAATTGCTCAACAAGGTGACCAATGAAACTAACTTCACTCCAGCTTGAAAATTATAGAAATTATGAAGAAGTTGTGCTGGATTGCCATCCTGATGTCAATATTCTAATCGGCGAAAATGCACAAGGAAAGACCAACTTATTAGAATCAATTTACACGCTTGCTCTTGCTAAAAGTCATCGTACTTCAAACGACAAAGAGCTCATACGTTTTAATGCTGAATATGCTAAAATAGAAGGTGAGCTGAGTTATAGACATGGGAAAATGCCTTTAACGATGTTTATAACTAAAAAAGGCAAGAAGGTTAAAGTGAATCACTTAGAACAACATCGTCTGACTCAGTATGTCGGACACTTGAATGTTGTTCTTTTTGCCCCAGAGGACTTAAATATCGTAAAGGGTTCCCCGCAAGTGCGTAGACGTTTTATTGATATGGAACTGGGGCAGATTTCAGCAGTCTATTTAAACGACTTGTCGCAATATCAGCGTATTTTGAAGCAAAAAAATAATTATTTAAAGCAGATGCAGATGAATCAAAAGACAGATCGTACAATGCTAGAAGTCTTAAATCAGCAATTTGCAGAGTATGCATTGAAAATTACGTTGAAGCGTGCACACTTCATCAATGAATTAGAAACACTCGCTAAGCCGATTCATTCCAGTATCACTGATGAACGTGAAACTTTAGATTTGGACTATCGACCAAGTTTGAAACTTTCAGCAGAAACGGATGAAGCAAAGCTTTATGAAGAGATACAACAGCTTTTACAAGACAATATGGAACGCGAAATAGAACGCGGTGTGGCTTTGTACGGTCCCCACCGTGACGATTTAGGTTTTAAGGTTAACGGTATGGATGCACAAACTTACGGATCCCAAGGTCAGCAACGTACAACTGCATTATCTATCAAGTTAGCTGAAATCGAATTGATTAATATCGAAGTGGGTGAATACCCGATCTTATTATTGGATGACGTATTAAGTGAATTAGACGACTCCCGTCAAACTCACCTGTTGAGTACCATTCAAGATAAGGTGCAGACATTTGTGACAACCACATCTGTCGAAGGGATTGACCATGAAATAATGAAACACGCTAAACTTTACCGAATCAATCAAGGTGAAATTATCAAGTAATAGAAAGTGAAGGTGGAAGCATTGTCAGATGTGAACAACACGGAAAATTATGGCGCTGGACAAATTCAAGTTTTAGAAGGACTTGAAGCGGTTCGTAAGCGACCTGGTATGTATATTGGTTCAACTTCAGAAAGAGGTCTGCACCATTTAGTTTGGGAAATTGTAGACAATAGTATTGACGAAGCATTAGCTGGCTATGCTGATAAAATCGAAGTCATTATCGAAAAGGATAACTGGATTCGAGTAACAGATAACGGACGTGGAATTCCTGTTGATATTCAAGAAAAAATGGGACGCCCAGCAGTTGAAGTTATCTTAACTGTGTTACATGCCGGCGGTAAATTCGGCGGCGGCGGTTATAAAGTTTCAGGCGGACTGCACGGTGTAGGTTCATCTGTTGTAAACGCACTTTCAGAAGACTTAGAAGTTTACGTACACCGCAATAATAAAATTTATAACCAAGCTTATAAACGTGGTATTCCGCAATATGACTTGAAAGTCATCGGAGAAACAGAACATAACGGTACAGAAATCCGTTTTAAAGCTGATCCTGAAATTTTTACGGAAACTACGACTTATCAATATGAAATATTGCAAAAACGTATTAGAGAACTGGCTTTCTTAAATAAAGGAATTCAAATCACTCTACGTGATGAACGCGACGAAGATAATATTCGCGAAGATTCTTATCACTATGAAGGCGGAATTAAATCTTACGTTGAATTATTGAATGAAAATAAAGAACCACTCTTTGATGAACCTGTTTATTTACATGACCGTAAAGATGATGTAGAAGTTGAAATTGCTATTCAATATAACAGCGGCTTCACTACTAATTTATTATCTTATGCGAATAACATTCATACTTACGAAGGCGGTACTCATGAAGATGGCTTTAAACGTGCTTTAACACGTGTTTTGAACAGTTACGGCACTAAATCAGGTCTGATTAAAGAGGACAAAGATCGTTTATCTGGTGAAGATACACGTGAAGGATTGACTGCTATCGTTTCTATCAAGCATGAAGATCCACAATTCGAGGGTCAAACTAAGACTAAACTTGGCAACTCTGAAGTACGTCAAATTGTAGACAGACTTTTTGCAGAAGATATGGAACGTTTCTTGTATGAACATCCTCAAGTGGCACGTATCATTATTGAAAAAGGTGTAATGGCTTCTCGTGCACGTATTGCTGCTAAAAAAGCTCGTGAAGTTACACGCCGAAAATCTGCTCTAGAAGTTTCTAGTTTACCTGGTAAATTAGCAGACTGCTCTAGTAAAAATCCTGATGAAAGTGAGATCTTCTTA
Above is a genomic segment from Staphylococcus piscifermentans containing:
- the dnaA gene encoding chromosomal replication initiator protein DnaA — its product is MSKKEIWDKVLELAKNELTAISYNTWFDPPKTELIDIQENTAIILVESNFVQDFLKKQYTDIVADLFEKAIGTKLMPNFVIEEDLTSDKQLKDSAKAKNESKPDVQPLQNTSEDQFNVHNTFETFVIGPGNRFPHAASLAVAEAPAKAYNPLFIYGGVGLGKTHLMHAIGHYVLENNHDAKVIYTSSEKFTNEFIKSIRDNETEQFREKYRNIDVLLIDDIQFIQNKEQTQEEFFHTFNDLHQTGKQIVISSDRPPKEIAKLEDRLRSRFEWGLIVDITPPDYETRMAILQKKLEEEDVDIPLESLTYIANQIQSNIRELEGALTRVIAYSRLQNESITTELTAEALKDIIQTPKSKKITIQDIQKVVGQYYNVRLEDFAAKKRTKSIAYPRQIAMYLSRELTDFSLPKIGEEFGGRDHTTVIHAHMKIQTDMSEDPIFKQEVENLEKEIRNQ
- the dnaN gene encoding DNA polymerase III subunit beta; its protein translation is MMEFTIQRDYFINQLNDTLKAISPRTTLPILTGIKIDAKEDGIVLTGSDSEISIEISIPKQVDGEEIVTISETGSVVLPGRFFVDIIKKLPGKDVKLSTNAQFQTLITSGHSEFNLSGLDPDQYPLLPQVSQDDAIQLPIKVLKNVIAQTNFAVSTSETRPVLTGVNWLIQDNELICTATDSHRLAVRKLKLEDEDIENKNVIIPGKALAELNKIVSDSEDDINIFFASNQVLFKVGHINFISRLLEGHYPDTSRLFPENYETKIEMSNSDFYHAIDRASLLAREGGNNVIKLSTGNEEVELSSTSPEIGTVKEEVNANEVEGSNLKISFNSKYMMDALKAIDSDEVDVEFFGTMKPFTLKPKDDDSVVQLILPIRTY
- the yaaA gene encoding S4 domain-containing protein YaaA is translated as MVEGEITLGQFLKTEGIIESGGQAKWFLKEFDVYLNGERETRRGKKLEEGDQIDIPEVGSFVIAQQGDQ
- the recF gene encoding DNA replication/repair protein RecF (All proteins in this family for which functions are known are DNA-binding proteins that assist the filamentation of RecA onto DNA for the initiation of recombination or recombinational repair.), with translation MKLTSLQLENYRNYEEVVLDCHPDVNILIGENAQGKTNLLESIYTLALAKSHRTSNDKELIRFNAEYAKIEGELSYRHGKMPLTMFITKKGKKVKVNHLEQHRLTQYVGHLNVVLFAPEDLNIVKGSPQVRRRFIDMELGQISAVYLNDLSQYQRILKQKNNYLKQMQMNQKTDRTMLEVLNQQFAEYALKITLKRAHFINELETLAKPIHSSITDERETLDLDYRPSLKLSAETDEAKLYEEIQQLLQDNMEREIERGVALYGPHRDDLGFKVNGMDAQTYGSQGQQRTTALSIKLAEIELINIEVGEYPILLLDDVLSELDDSRQTHLLSTIQDKVQTFVTTTSVEGIDHEIMKHAKLYRINQGEIIK
- the gyrB gene encoding DNA topoisomerase (ATP-hydrolyzing) subunit B, yielding MEALSDVNNTENYGAGQIQVLEGLEAVRKRPGMYIGSTSERGLHHLVWEIVDNSIDEALAGYADKIEVIIEKDNWIRVTDNGRGIPVDIQEKMGRPAVEVILTVLHAGGKFGGGGYKVSGGLHGVGSSVVNALSEDLEVYVHRNNKIYNQAYKRGIPQYDLKVIGETEHNGTEIRFKADPEIFTETTTYQYEILQKRIRELAFLNKGIQITLRDERDEDNIREDSYHYEGGIKSYVELLNENKEPLFDEPVYLHDRKDDVEVEIAIQYNSGFTTNLLSYANNIHTYEGGTHEDGFKRALTRVLNSYGTKSGLIKEDKDRLSGEDTREGLTAIVSIKHEDPQFEGQTKTKLGNSEVRQIVDRLFAEDMERFLYEHPQVARIIIEKGVMASRARIAAKKAREVTRRKSALEVSSLPGKLADCSSKNPDESEIFLVEGDSAGGSTKLGRDSRTQAILPLRGKILNVEKSRLDRILNNNEIRSMITAFGTGIGGEFDISKARYHKIVIMTDADVDGAHIRTLLLTFFYRFMRPLIEAGYVYIAQPPLFKLTQGKQKYYVFNERELDKLKSELKPTPKWSISRYKGLGEMDADQLWETTMNPEHRSMLQVTLEDAIEADTTFEMLMGDVVENRRQFIEDNAVYANLDF